A stretch of the Nitratireductor thuwali genome encodes the following:
- a CDS encoding ABC transporter permease, protein MRISAATGRILGRLGGAMRFAAVVAFTFLGLLAITFFIGRVVPIDPVLAVVGDRATKEVYDAARQAMGLDRPLVVQFFAYVWDVLTGDLGQSISTGRPVAEDLARVFPATLEMATIGILIGVLLGVPMGVTAATRQGSLSDQIIRVLGLLGYSMPAFWLGLVGLAVFYAGLGWVAGPGRIDFFYDGMVDPVTGLYLVDSLIAGQTEIFWNAVSHLLLPSFILGFFSLAYIARMTRSFMLDQLSQEYVTTARVKGVPEWKVVWRHAFFPIRIQLITVIGLSYASLLEGSVMIETVFSWPGIGNYLTTALLNADMNAVLGATLVIGAVFIFINKISDVLYRILDPRAR, encoded by the coding sequence ATGCGCATCAGCGCCGCCACGGGCCGCATTCTGGGCCGGCTCGGCGGCGCGATGCGTTTTGCCGCGGTCGTTGCCTTCACCTTTCTGGGCCTGCTTGCGATCACCTTCTTCATCGGAAGGGTGGTGCCCATCGATCCGGTTCTGGCGGTGGTGGGCGACCGCGCCACGAAGGAGGTCTACGATGCGGCCCGCCAGGCCATGGGTCTCGACCGCCCGCTCGTCGTGCAGTTCTTCGCCTATGTGTGGGATGTGCTGACGGGCGATCTGGGCCAGTCGATCTCGACCGGGCGCCCGGTGGCCGAGGACCTGGCGCGCGTCTTCCCCGCAACGCTCGAGATGGCGACGATCGGCATTCTGATCGGCGTGCTCCTGGGCGTTCCGATGGGCGTGACGGCGGCGACCCGGCAGGGAAGCCTCTCCGACCAGATCATCCGGGTTCTCGGCCTGCTCGGCTATTCGATGCCGGCCTTCTGGCTGGGGCTCGTCGGCCTCGCCGTCTTCTATGCCGGGCTCGGCTGGGTGGCCGGTCCCGGCCGCATCGACTTCTTCTACGACGGCATGGTGGACCCGGTGACGGGGCTTTATCTCGTGGACAGCCTGATCGCCGGCCAGACAGAGATCTTCTGGAACGCGGTCAGCCATCTCCTGCTGCCGTCCTTCATCCTTGGCTTCTTCAGCCTTGCCTATATCGCGCGGATGACGCGCTCCTTCATGCTCGACCAGCTCAGCCAGGAATATGTGACGACGGCGCGCGTCAAAGGCGTGCCGGAGTGGAAAGTGGTCTGGCGCCACGCCTTCTTTCCCATCCGCATCCAGCTCATCACGGTGATCGGCCTTTCCTACGCCAGCCTTCTGGAAGGCTCGGTGATGATCGAGACCGTGTTCTCCTGGCCAGGGATAGGCAATTATCTCACCACCGCGCTGCTCAACGCCGACATGAACGCCGTGCTCGGCGCGACGCTCGTCATCGGGGCGGTTTTCATCTTCATCAACAAGATTTCGGATGTGCTTTACCGCATCCTCGACCCGAGGGCCCGCTAA
- a CDS encoding response regulator transcription factor, protein MKILLVEDDQFHLSYLREAVRQAVPEADEILHAVNGIEGEEKARRHDVPAVVMDLQMKERNGIDAARTIWAERPKTRILFWSNYSDEAYLRGIARIVPAESSYGYVLKTATQERLHLALRAVLVEAQIVVDREIHSVQQRQTRTHDTLTDSEYAVLIDMSLGLSDKWIAKRQGMSLRTVQNRLLSLYDKLGVDSLEGAPDDLPINKRTRAFTRALNLRAINAESLESAERDLRKWLQRQQRP, encoded by the coding sequence ATGAAAATTCTCCTGGTAGAAGACGACCAGTTTCATCTCAGCTATCTGCGCGAGGCGGTGCGGCAGGCCGTTCCCGAGGCGGATGAGATCCTGCATGCGGTCAACGGGATCGAGGGCGAGGAAAAGGCCCGCCGGCACGACGTGCCGGCGGTGGTCATGGACCTTCAGATGAAGGAGCGCAACGGCATCGACGCCGCCCGCACCATCTGGGCCGAACGGCCGAAGACGCGCATCCTGTTCTGGTCCAATTATTCGGACGAAGCCTATTTGCGCGGCATCGCGCGCATCGTGCCCGCCGAATCGTCCTACGGCTATGTGCTGAAGACGGCCACGCAGGAACGGCTCCATCTGGCGCTCCGCGCGGTGCTGGTCGAGGCGCAGATCGTGGTGGACCGCGAGATACATTCGGTGCAGCAGCGCCAGACCCGCACCCACGATACGCTGACCGACAGCGAGTATGCGGTGCTGATCGACATGTCGCTCGGCCTTTCGGACAAATGGATCGCCAAGCGGCAGGGCATGTCGCTGCGCACGGTGCAGAACCGGCTCCTGTCGCTCTACGACAAGCTGGGCGTCGACAGCCTGGAAGGGGCTCCCGACGACCTGCCCATCAACAAGCGGACCCGCGCCTTCACGCGGGCGCTCAATCTGCGGGCCATCAATGCGGAGAGCCTGGAAAGCGCCGAGCGCGACCTGCGCAAATGGCTCCAGCGGCAGCAGCGGCCCTAG
- a CDS encoding helix-turn-helix domain-containing protein: MSKPAIRATGENHPKVGALIRARRRRLGLTLQALGDAASLSVGYLSQVERDHATPTLATLAQIARALGVALDFFISAPRAEDALTRSAERKRFSIDGSSIVYERLATEFPGSQLSSFILTVPPGYASETVSHEGEEIIYILEGSITQYLDGQPMAMAAGDSLHYRGNTPHAWENPHDMPARILWTGTLTIFNAANRIELVSSDLKAGAAGKQPEQ, translated from the coding sequence TTGAGCAAACCGGCAATACGAGCGACCGGCGAGAACCATCCGAAAGTGGGCGCGCTCATTCGGGCAAGAAGGCGCAGGCTGGGGCTTACTCTTCAGGCGCTGGGCGACGCGGCCAGCCTGTCGGTCGGCTATCTGAGCCAGGTGGAGCGCGACCATGCGACGCCGACGCTTGCCACCCTGGCGCAGATCGCCCGCGCGCTCGGCGTGGCGCTCGACTTTTTCATCTCGGCGCCGCGCGCCGAAGACGCCCTCACCCGCTCGGCCGAGCGAAAGCGCTTTTCCATAGACGGCTCCTCGATCGTCTATGAGCGGCTGGCGACGGAGTTTCCCGGCAGCCAGCTTTCCTCCTTCATTCTCACCGTGCCGCCCGGCTACGCATCGGAAACGGTGAGCCATGAGGGCGAGGAGATCATCTACATTCTCGAAGGGTCCATCACCCAGTATCTGGACGGCCAGCCCATGGCGATGGCGGCCGGCGACAGCCTGCATTATCGCGGCAACACCCCGCATGCATGGGAGAACCCCCACGACATGCCGGCCCGCATCCTGTGGACCGGCACGCTGACGATCTTCAACGCGGCAAACCGGATCGAGCTCGTCTCGTCCGACCTGAAGGCCGGCGCTGCCGGCAAGCAACCAGAACAGTGA
- a CDS encoding ABC transporter substrate-binding protein: MYSKNKLLGAVALMAVCVPALAHADTSDKRIALSNNYAGNSWRQAMLESWEKVASQAVEEGVVAAADAFTTSENQATEQAAQIQNMILQGYDAIVVNAASPTALNGAIAEACSAGIVVVSFDGIVTEPCAWRIAVDFKEMGRQQVEYLASRLPDGGNLLEIRGLAGVFVDDEIHAGIQAGVEEFDQFEIVGSVHGDWAQDVAQKAVAGVLPSLPEIVGVVTQGGDGYGAAQAIEAAGRDMPIIVMGNRQDEMQWWAEARDANGYETLSLSIAPGVATLAFWVAQQVLDGAEVPKDLTVPFLKVTQDTLDDALASTPEGSVANVEYSLEDAKAVIAEAKQ, encoded by the coding sequence ATGTATTCGAAGAACAAGCTGCTGGGCGCCGTCGCGCTCATGGCGGTATGCGTGCCCGCCTTGGCCCATGCCGATACTTCGGACAAGCGCATCGCGCTTTCCAACAATTATGCCGGAAATTCCTGGCGGCAGGCCATGCTGGAAAGCTGGGAGAAAGTGGCCAGCCAGGCGGTGGAAGAGGGTGTCGTCGCCGCGGCCGATGCCTTCACCACCTCGGAGAACCAGGCCACCGAGCAGGCCGCGCAGATCCAGAACATGATCCTGCAGGGCTATGACGCGATCGTCGTCAACGCCGCCTCGCCGACCGCGCTCAACGGCGCCATCGCCGAAGCCTGCTCCGCCGGCATCGTCGTCGTCTCCTTCGACGGCATCGTGACGGAGCCCTGTGCCTGGCGCATCGCGGTCGACTTCAAGGAGATGGGGCGCCAGCAGGTCGAATACCTGGCCTCGCGCCTGCCCGACGGCGGCAACCTGCTCGAAATCCGCGGCCTGGCCGGCGTTTTCGTCGACGATGAAATCCATGCGGGCATCCAGGCCGGCGTCGAGGAGTTCGATCAGTTCGAGATCGTCGGCTCGGTCCATGGCGACTGGGCGCAGGATGTCGCGCAGAAGGCCGTTGCCGGCGTCCTGCCGAGCCTGCCGGAGATCGTCGGCGTCGTCACCCAGGGCGGCGACGGCTATGGCGCTGCCCAGGCGATCGAGGCGGCCGGCCGCGACATGCCGATCATCGTCATGGGCAACCGCCAGGACGAGATGCAGTGGTGGGCGGAAGCCCGCGACGCCAACGGCTATGAGACGCTTTCCCTGTCGATCGCGCCGGGCGTTGCGACGCTTGCCTTCTGGGTGGCCCAGCAGGTGCTCGACGGCGCGGAAGTGCCGAAGGACCTGACGGTGCCGTTCCTCAAGGTCACGCAGGACACGCTGGACGATGCTCTTGCCTCCACGCCCGAAGGTTC
- a CDS encoding GAF domain-containing sensor histidine kinase, protein MRQENRAVQPAEENPLLSLLRISSHLAGQVEIRAALRSVKAEIENLLPLDHLDVCLIDDDAVWNTSYEVGIRTRWSLSRTLVSLSPVRSILYGETDHMLTGNAMEDPRYTYPGAISQPIFRHQLRSRVNVAMKVLGRTIGALNCSSRRPDQYDEATVERVRHVADVLAPYFYSLRATEKAKQAAIVHAEAQAREEGLRQGALELTRTLEQERQRIGMDLHDQTLADLTRIMRDMERADDAADRARIVNRLQDCIQDLRRIIDTAVPTLLDLFGFVHALRIHLERAVGDGADVSISVVDDTNGRIDELDATTRIALFRIAQEAINNAARHSGGDRICVTVSPHEGGLKLAIADTGQGIPEPTYNSSSQKVTGGVAHMRTRARLIAADFRVTTGGGTRIEVILPKTKTPPRAAPQD, encoded by the coding sequence ATGCGACAGGAAAACAGGGCGGTTCAACCGGCGGAAGAAAACCCGCTGCTTTCGTTGCTGCGCATCTCCAGCCATCTCGCCGGCCAGGTCGAGATTCGCGCCGCCCTGCGCTCGGTCAAGGCCGAGATCGAGAACCTCCTGCCGCTCGACCATCTGGACGTCTGCCTGATCGATGACGACGCCGTGTGGAACACCAGCTACGAGGTCGGCATCCGCACCCGCTGGAGCCTTTCGCGCACGCTGGTCTCCCTCTCGCCGGTGCGCAGCATCCTGTATGGCGAGACCGACCACATGCTGACCGGCAATGCGATGGAGGACCCGCGCTACACCTATCCGGGCGCGATTTCGCAGCCCATTTTCCGGCACCAGCTGCGCAGCCGGGTGAACGTGGCCATGAAGGTGCTGGGGCGCACCATCGGCGCGCTGAACTGTTCCTCCCGCCGTCCCGACCAGTATGACGAGGCGACCGTCGAACGGGTGCGCCATGTCGCCGACGTGCTGGCCCCGTATTTCTACTCCTTGCGGGCGACCGAAAAGGCCAAGCAGGCGGCCATCGTCCATGCGGAGGCGCAAGCCCGCGAGGAAGGGCTGCGCCAGGGCGCGCTGGAACTGACCCGCACACTGGAGCAGGAGCGCCAGCGGATCGGCATGGACCTGCACGACCAGACGCTCGCCGACCTGACCCGCATCATGCGCGACATGGAGCGCGCCGATGACGCGGCCGACCGCGCGCGCATCGTCAACCGTCTGCAGGATTGCATCCAGGATCTGCGGCGCATCATCGATACCGCCGTGCCGACGCTGCTCGACCTGTTCGGCTTCGTTCACGCGCTGCGCATCCATCTGGAGCGGGCGGTGGGCGACGGGGCCGACGTCTCGATCTCGGTCGTCGACGACACCAATGGCCGCATCGACGAGCTCGACGCCACCACGCGCATCGCCCTGTTCCGCATCGCCCAGGAGGCCATCAACAATGCCGCCCGCCACTCCGGCGGCGACCGCATCTGCGTTACCGTGAGCCCGCACGAGGGCGGGCTGAAGCTCGCCATCGCCGATACGGGGCAGGGCATTCCCGAACCCACCTACAATTCCTCGTCGCAGAAGGTCACCGGCGGCGTGGCGCATATGCGCACCCGCGCCCGGCTGATCGCGGCGGATTTCCGGGTGACGACGGGTGGCGGCACACGCATAGAGGTGATCCTACCGAAGACCAAGACGCCGCCGCGCGCGGCGCCACAGGACTGA
- a CDS encoding GAF domain-containing protein codes for MTDLDGALAEFDHALSLARDVDAPFTALLALARASVGAKLFTFMTVDMRAGLASRSYTSHPAEYPVSGTKPIRYDDWFDQVHKRRRCFVANTLADIDKVFPDAELIGRLGCGSVVNLPVVLADALVGTVNMLHEEHHYTPERVERARSLLSLPAKAAYLASERLRD; via the coding sequence ATGACCGATCTTGACGGCGCGCTCGCCGAATTCGACCATGCGCTTTCCCTCGCCCGAGACGTCGACGCGCCCTTCACGGCGCTGCTGGCGCTCGCCCGGGCGAGCGTGGGCGCAAAGCTCTTCACCTTCATGACGGTGGATATGCGAGCCGGGCTCGCCAGCCGCTCCTACACCAGCCATCCGGCCGAATACCCGGTCTCCGGCACCAAGCCGATCCGCTACGACGACTGGTTCGATCAGGTGCACAAGCGCCGCCGGTGCTTCGTGGCCAACACGCTTGCCGACATCGACAAGGTCTTCCCCGACGCCGAGCTGATCGGCCGCCTCGGCTGCGGCTCGGTGGTCAACCTGCCGGTCGTCCTGGCGGATGCGCTGGTGGGCACCGTCAACATGCTGCACGAGGAGCACCATTACACGCCCGAACGCGTCGAGCGGGCGCGAAGCCTGCTTTCTCTGCCCGCCAAGGCGGCCTATCTGGCGAGCGAACGGCTGCGGGACTGA
- a CDS encoding ABC transporter permease yields the protein MAVTYRDWLLDDSPSSRLQAGLGRSYRVSMALARNPLAVAGALIILTLVLMAAFAPWIAPYSATGQDLTNRLMPPSAQHWMGTDELGRDIFSRIVHGSRITLMIVTMVALISAPVGLIVGAVSGYFGGWTDRVMMGLTDIFLSMPKLILALAFVAALGPGIENAIIAIAITAWPVYARIARAETMTFRDAEFIAAVQLQGASSTRIILRHVLPLCASSTIVRVTLDMAGIILTAAGLGFLGLGAQPPLPEWGAMISRGRNFILDQWWVATMPGFAIILVSLGFCFLGDGLRDVLDPKQGDKQ from the coding sequence ATGGCCGTGACATATCGCGACTGGCTTCTGGACGATTCGCCTTCCTCGCGCCTGCAGGCCGGCCTCGGCCGCTCCTATCGCGTTTCCATGGCGCTGGCGCGCAATCCGCTGGCCGTGGCCGGCGCCCTCATCATCCTGACCCTCGTGCTCATGGCCGCCTTCGCGCCGTGGATCGCGCCCTATTCGGCGACGGGGCAGGACCTGACCAACCGCCTGATGCCGCCTTCCGCGCAGCACTGGATGGGGACGGACGAGCTCGGCCGGGACATATTCTCCCGCATCGTCCATGGCTCGCGCATCACCTTGATGATCGTCACCATGGTGGCGCTGATCTCGGCGCCGGTCGGCCTGATCGTGGGCGCGGTGTCCGGCTATTTCGGGGGCTGGACCGACCGCGTCATGATGGGTCTTACCGACATCTTCCTGTCGATGCCCAAGCTCATCCTGGCGCTGGCTTTCGTCGCGGCGCTCGGCCCCGGCATCGAGAACGCCATCATCGCCATCGCCATCACCGCCTGGCCCGTTTATGCGCGGATCGCCCGCGCCGAGACGATGACGTTTCGCGATGCCGAGTTCATCGCCGCGGTGCAGCTGCAGGGCGCTTCCTCGACTCGGATCATCCTGCGGCACGTGCTGCCGCTATGCGCCTCCTCCACCATCGTGCGGGTGACCCTCGACATGGCCGGGATCATCCTCACCGCCGCCGGCCTCGGCTTTCTGGGGCTCGGCGCCCAGCCGCCGCTTCCCGAATGGGGCGCGATGATCTCGCGCGGGCGCAACTTCATCCTCGACCAGTGGTGGGTCGCCACCATGCCGGGCTTCGCCATCATTCTGGTCAGCCTCGGCTTCTGCTTCCTGGGCGACGGGCTGCGCGACGTGCTCGATCCCAAGCAGGGAGACAAGCAATGA
- a CDS encoding ABC transporter ATP-binding protein produces the protein MKQPAILLDNLDISYGPTRIVHGVHLAIEEGESFALVGESGSGKTTILKAIAGLAPDWTGAISVLGRPRGHRPDRAFARDCQMVFQDPYGSLHPRKTVDDCLSEPLLVHGLKERDRRVKDALAAVGLDQRFRFRYPHQLSGGQRQRVAIARALMLAPKVMLLDEPTSALDVSVQAEILNLLKKLRREQGLTYLMVTHNLPVVSFLCDRLAVMRHGRIVEVADVSDLKSGALKHAYSRELFIASGGEPAS, from the coding sequence ATGAAGCAACCGGCAATCCTGCTCGACAATCTCGACATATCCTACGGGCCGACCCGGATCGTCCACGGCGTCCATCTGGCGATCGAGGAGGGTGAAAGCTTCGCCCTCGTCGGCGAGAGCGGTTCGGGCAAGACCACAATCCTGAAGGCGATCGCCGGCCTTGCCCCCGACTGGACCGGCGCGATCAGCGTGTTGGGCAGGCCGCGCGGCCACCGCCCCGACCGCGCCTTCGCGCGCGACTGCCAGATGGTGTTCCAGGATCCCTATGGTTCCCTACACCCGCGCAAGACGGTGGACGACTGCCTGTCGGAGCCGCTTCTGGTGCACGGGCTCAAGGAACGCGACCGGCGCGTCAAGGACGCGCTCGCCGCCGTCGGCCTTGATCAGCGCTTCCGGTTCCGCTACCCGCATCAGCTCTCCGGCGGACAAAGGCAGCGCGTGGCGATCGCCCGCGCCCTGATGCTGGCGCCGAAAGTGATGCTGCTCGACGAACCCACCTCGGCGCTCGACGTGTCGGTGCAGGCGGAGATCCTGAACCTCCTGAAGAAATTGCGGCGCGAGCAGGGGCTGACCTATCTGATGGTCACCCACAACCTTCCCGTCGTCTCCTTCCTGTGCGACCGCCTGGCCGTGATGCGCCACGGGCGCATCGTCGAGGTGGCGGACGTCTCGGATCTCAAATCGGGCGCGCTGAAGCATGCCTATTCCCGCGAGCTTTTCATCGCCAGCGGCGGTGAACCTGCCTCCTGA
- a CDS encoding ABC transporter substrate-binding protein encodes MKLIKTALLAAALALPAAPASFAATPDNLLVVAQNIDDIVAIDPAQAYEFSSGELVTNVYDRLVQYDAEDPTVLAPGLAAEWQADAEARTITFTMREDATFHSGNPVRAEDVVFSFARVIKLNLTPAFILAQLGWTAENVDDMVTAEGNKVTVRYEGEFSPAFVLNVLAARPASIVDEKTVMANEADGDMGNNWLNANSAGSGPFELAAYRPGEMVRLAANPNYFKGAPKVEGVVIRHVAEAATQQLLLQSGDVDMARNLTPDQISGITAEDIKVETYPQAAVHFLSFNQKVEALQPEAVWEAARYLVNYEGMVNSFLKGQMEIHQAFWPKGFPGSYDETPYSYDPEKAKQILADAGVETPINVTLDVINSTPFTDMAQSLQASFAEAGINFEIIPGTGSQVITKYRERSHEAMLLYWGPDFMDPHSNAKAFAYNSDNSDDNYQATTTWRNAWAVPQELNEKTMQALSESDPEKRNEIYVDLQKQVQEKSPIVIMFQAAYQVAMDKDVNGYVNGATSDFVYYRLVSKD; translated from the coding sequence ATGAAACTCATCAAGACAGCCCTACTGGCGGCGGCGCTCGCCCTGCCCGCGGCGCCGGCGTCGTTCGCCGCGACGCCCGACAATCTTCTCGTGGTCGCCCAGAACATCGACGACATCGTCGCCATCGATCCGGCCCAGGCCTACGAGTTCTCGTCCGGCGAACTGGTGACCAATGTCTATGACCGGCTCGTGCAGTACGATGCCGAAGACCCCACCGTCCTGGCGCCGGGCCTGGCTGCCGAATGGCAGGCCGACGCGGAAGCCAGGACGATCACCTTCACCATGCGCGAGGATGCCACCTTCCATTCCGGCAATCCGGTGCGGGCCGAAGATGTCGTGTTCTCGTTCGCCCGCGTCATCAAGCTGAACCTGACGCCGGCCTTCATCCTGGCCCAGCTCGGCTGGACGGCCGAGAATGTCGACGACATGGTCACCGCAGAGGGCAACAAGGTCACCGTCAGGTATGAGGGCGAGTTCTCGCCGGCCTTCGTGCTCAATGTGCTGGCCGCCCGCCCGGCCTCCATCGTCGACGAGAAGACCGTCATGGCAAACGAGGCCGACGGCGACATGGGCAACAACTGGCTGAACGCCAATTCCGCGGGCTCCGGTCCGTTCGAACTGGCAGCCTACCGCCCCGGCGAGATGGTGCGCCTTGCGGCCAACCCGAACTATTTCAAGGGAGCGCCGAAGGTCGAGGGCGTGGTCATCCGGCATGTGGCGGAAGCGGCGACCCAGCAGCTTCTCCTGCAGTCCGGCGACGTCGACATGGCGCGCAACCTGACGCCGGACCAGATTTCCGGCATCACGGCCGAGGACATCAAGGTCGAGACCTACCCGCAGGCTGCCGTCCACTTCCTCTCCTTCAACCAGAAGGTCGAAGCCCTGCAGCCCGAGGCCGTCTGGGAGGCGGCGCGCTATCTGGTGAATTACGAGGGGATGGTGAACAGCTTCCTCAAGGGCCAGATGGAAATCCACCAGGCCTTCTGGCCCAAGGGCTTCCCCGGCTCCTATGACGAGACGCCCTACAGCTACGACCCCGAGAAGGCCAAGCAGATACTGGCCGATGCCGGCGTGGAAACGCCGATCAACGTGACTCTGGACGTGATCAACTCGACGCCGTTCACCGACATGGCGCAGTCGCTGCAGGCAAGCTTTGCCGAGGCCGGCATCAATTTCGAGATCATTCCCGGCACGGGCTCGCAGGTGATCACGAAGTATCGCGAGCGCAGCCACGAAGCGATGCTGCTCTACTGGGGGCCCGATTTCATGGACCCGCATTCAAACGCCAAGGCCTTTGCCTATAACAGCGACAATTCCGACGACAACTACCAGGCGACCACCACCTGGCGGAATGCCTGGGCAGTGCCGCAGGAACTGAACGAGAAGACCATGCAGGCGCTTTCGGAATCGGATCCCGAAAAGCGCAACGAGATCTATGTCGACCTCCAGAAGCAGGTGCAGGAAAAGTCGCCCATCGTCATCATGTTCCAGGCCGCCTACCAGGTGGCGATGGACAAGGACGTGAACGGCTATGTGAACGGCGCGACGTCCGATTTCGTCTACTACAGGCTTGTCTCCAAGGACTGA
- a CDS encoding ABC transporter ATP-binding protein, whose protein sequence is MTAPLLEIENLSVTFPTAQGPIEVVRNVSFTLGRERLGIVGESGSGKSMTGRSILKLIRPPGRVTADRMVFDGIDLAAQSERRMRHLRGARISMIMQDPKFSLNPVMTVGEQIGEALQTHRPMARSELQARVLAMLEAVRIDGPERVAGLYPHEISGGMGQRVMIAMMLIPEPDLLIADEPTSALDVSVQAQVLDIIEELVSGKGMGLILISHDLNLVARYCDRILVMNSGEVVEECAAGELANATHPYTRGLLAAMPRMNEDREELPVLDRSSWATGAGT, encoded by the coding sequence ATGACGGCCCCGCTGCTGGAGATCGAGAACCTCAGCGTCACCTTCCCCACCGCGCAGGGGCCGATCGAGGTCGTGCGGAACGTCTCCTTCACGCTCGGCCGCGAGCGGCTCGGCATTGTGGGCGAAAGCGGTTCCGGAAAATCGATGACGGGCCGCTCGATCCTCAAGCTGATCCGCCCGCCCGGCCGCGTGACCGCAGACCGGATGGTTTTCGACGGTATCGACCTGGCCGCTCAGAGCGAGCGCCGGATGCGGCACCTTCGCGGCGCGCGCATTTCCATGATCATGCAGGACCCGAAATTCTCGCTCAATCCGGTGATGACGGTGGGCGAGCAGATCGGCGAGGCGCTGCAGACCCATCGCCCGATGGCGCGCAGCGAGTTGCAGGCCCGCGTGCTCGCCATGCTGGAAGCGGTGCGCATCGACGGTCCCGAGCGCGTCGCCGGCCTCTATCCGCACGAGATTTCCGGCGGCATGGGCCAGCGGGTGATGATCGCCATGATGCTCATTCCCGAGCCGGACCTGCTGATTGCCGACGAGCCGACTTCCGCGCTCGACGTGTCGGTGCAGGCGCAGGTCCTGGACATCATAGAGGAACTGGTTTCCGGCAAGGGCATGGGCCTCATCCTCATCAGCCACGATCTCAACCTCGTGGCGCGCTATTGCGACCGCATCCTGGTGATGAATTCCGGCGAGGTCGTCGAGGAATGCGCGGCCGGCGAACTGGCGAACGCGACGCACCCCTATACGCGCGGCCTGCTGGCTGCGATGCCGCGGATGAACGAGGACCGCGAGGAACTGCCCGTGCTCGACCGTTCGAGCTGGGCAACGGGAGCAGGCACATGA
- a CDS encoding M24 family metallopeptidase: protein MPSTFETRLNALRERMRDTGTDLVAVGPSSHMMWLAGLDPHGDERPVMLLVGAHYAGFLMPALNADSARRHTGLPLHCWSDDEGPAEALGALIQALDLPQGGIALSLDETMRADFALMLLDRLPVGRRRFTEETVGHLRARKDEDEYRLLKASALLNDKAMQAGFDALREGVTEREIAAIIRDVYKASGAVPEFTSVCFAGNGAFPHHHTGETRLKPGDAVLIDTGGRLSGYPSDMTRTGFFGQPSDAFAEIHAIVDAAVAAALAAAKPGVRAGDVDKAARDTIAKAGYGDNFIHRTGHGLGIDIHEPPYITATSDAVLGEGMVFSIEPGIYLPGKFGVRLEEIVILRADGPEILSSMPRSVVVRAA from the coding sequence ATGCCGAGCACCTTTGAAACGCGCTTGAACGCGCTGCGCGAGCGCATGCGCGACACCGGCACCGATCTGGTCGCCGTGGGTCCGTCGAGCCACATGATGTGGCTGGCCGGGCTCGATCCGCACGGGGACGAACGGCCCGTCATGCTTCTGGTCGGCGCGCACTATGCCGGCTTCCTGATGCCGGCGCTCAACGCCGACAGCGCCCGCCGGCATACCGGCCTGCCGCTGCATTGCTGGTCGGACGACGAGGGCCCCGCCGAGGCGCTGGGCGCATTGATCCAGGCGCTCGACCTGCCGCAAGGCGGGATCGCCCTTTCGCTCGACGAGACCATGCGCGCCGACTTCGCGCTGATGCTGCTCGACCGGCTGCCCGTCGGCCGCCGCCGCTTCACCGAGGAGACCGTGGGACATCTGCGGGCGCGCAAGGACGAGGATGAGTACCGCCTGCTCAAGGCCAGCGCCCTGCTCAACGACAAGGCGATGCAGGCCGGGTTCGACGCACTCAGGGAAGGCGTCACCGAGAGGGAGATCGCCGCGATCATCCGCGACGTCTACAAGGCGAGCGGAGCCGTTCCCGAGTTCACCAGCGTCTGCTTCGCCGGCAACGGCGCCTTTCCCCATCACCATACGGGCGAGACACGGTTGAAGCCCGGCGACGCGGTTCTGATCGACACCGGCGGAAGGCTCTCGGGATACCCCTCGGACATGACGCGGACGGGCTTCTTCGGCCAGCCGTCGGATGCTTTCGCCGAAATCCATGCCATCGTGGATGCGGCGGTGGCCGCCGCGCTGGCCGCGGCCAAACCCGGCGTTCGCGCCGGCGACGTCGACAAGGCCGCGCGCGATACCATCGCGAAGGCCGGATATGGCGACAACTTCATCCACCGCACCGGCCACGGGCTCGGCATCGACATCCACGAGCCGCCCTACATCACCGCCACCTCGGATGCGGTGCTGGGCGAAGGCATGGTCTTTTCCATCGAACCTGGCATCTACCTGCCGGGGAAATTCGGCGTCAGGCTGGAGGAGATCGTCATCCTGCGGGCGGACGGCCCCGAAATCCTGTCGTCCATGCCGCGCTCCGTCGTTGTGCGGGCCGCCTAG